A region from the Nitrospiraceae bacterium genome encodes:
- the pheT gene encoding phenylalanine--tRNA ligase subunit beta, producing the protein MPTISIFQKDFCRLVGRDASLSDIEQWMPYVKGEVKDVSQETGEMRVELQDTNRPDLWCVEGIARQIRSVLNKGMPPYAFFSEKRGAKRRIQVAQGMETVRPYVAGCVSMGYAMTPDGLDQCIQTQEKLADAFGRKRETVSIGLYRASAIAFPVTYGLVKPDEIRFTPLGFDEKMTPQEILTVHPKGLEYGSILAGCDRLPLLWDSDGQVLSFPPIINSRELGEVRLGDTDLLVEVTGTDLSMVVLALNIFACNLADRGATIESLDINYPYKTEFGTTIKTPLSMNQSQRISMEAIEQALGMPLGSEAIQEALASYGYQVKATRQSVSVTLPAFRNDFMHVMDVAEDVAITRGYESFSPIMPQTFTVGSLSMEEQTSDRMRDLLVGFGFQEIFSNIMASHQELVERMRITDTEYAQLVEVDNVMSQTYACLRPSILPCLLRVEALSPRAFYPHLLFEVGETAQLDLEANVGSRTTLSVAAISANSGANFSEIHSYLDLLMYYMAWPYELEPVTHPSFLEGRVGRIRCNGHAVGYIGEFHPEVLESWQIDMPTSGFEFEIRKPEA; encoded by the coding sequence ATGCCAACCATTTCCATTTTCCAAAAAGATTTCTGTCGACTTGTTGGTCGTGATGCCTCTCTGTCAGACATTGAACAATGGATGCCCTATGTGAAAGGGGAGGTCAAAGACGTCTCACAGGAGACTGGTGAAATGCGCGTGGAACTTCAAGATACCAATCGGCCTGATTTATGGTGTGTGGAGGGGATTGCCCGACAAATTCGATCGGTGCTGAATAAAGGGATGCCCCCTTACGCCTTTTTTTCGGAGAAGAGGGGCGCCAAACGCCGGATTCAAGTGGCCCAGGGCATGGAAACCGTTCGACCATATGTCGCGGGTTGCGTCTCGATGGGATATGCCATGACGCCTGATGGCCTCGACCAGTGTATTCAAACTCAGGAAAAATTAGCCGACGCTTTTGGGCGAAAACGTGAGACCGTATCGATCGGCCTCTATCGTGCCTCCGCCATTGCCTTTCCGGTCACCTATGGCCTCGTGAAACCGGATGAGATTCGATTTACGCCATTGGGCTTTGATGAAAAAATGACCCCCCAGGAAATCCTCACCGTTCATCCCAAAGGCCTGGAATATGGATCCATTCTCGCTGGATGCGACCGGTTGCCGCTTCTTTGGGATTCAGATGGACAGGTATTGTCCTTTCCTCCCATCATCAATAGTCGTGAACTTGGTGAAGTGCGGTTAGGGGACACGGACTTACTTGTGGAAGTCACCGGAACCGACTTAAGTATGGTTGTCTTGGCCTTGAATATTTTTGCCTGCAATTTAGCCGATCGTGGGGCCACCATCGAATCATTGGACATTAACTATCCCTACAAAACTGAATTCGGCACGACCATTAAAACCCCACTGAGCATGAATCAATCCCAACGGATTTCCATGGAAGCCATTGAACAGGCCTTGGGAATGCCACTCGGTTCGGAAGCGATTCAGGAAGCCCTTGCCTCTTATGGATACCAGGTGAAAGCGACCAGGCAGTCCGTATCCGTCACCTTACCCGCTTTTCGAAACGATTTCATGCATGTGATGGATGTCGCGGAAGATGTGGCCATTACCAGAGGCTATGAATCGTTTTCTCCCATCATGCCACAGACCTTCACGGTTGGAAGTCTCTCGATGGAAGAACAAACCAGCGATCGTATGCGTGATCTTCTGGTCGGATTTGGATTTCAGGAAATATTTTCCAATATCATGGCTTCCCATCAGGAGTTGGTGGAAAGGATGCGGATTACTGATACCGAATATGCGCAACTGGTAGAAGTGGACAACGTCATGTCCCAAACCTATGCCTGCCTGAGACCTTCCATTTTACCGTGCCTGCTTCGGGTGGAAGCCCTATCACCTCGCGCGTTTTATCCTCATCTACTTTTTGAGGTGGGAGAAACGGCTCAACTGGATTTGGAGGCCAATGTGGGTTCTCGCACGACCCTGTCCGTTGCCGCCATTAGCGCCAATTCGGGAGCAAATTTTTCAGAAATTCATAGTTACCTGGATTTATTGATGTATTACATGGCGTGGCCCTACGAACTGGAGCCAGTCACTCATCCCTCATTTTTAGAGGGACGAGTCGGCCGTATCCGCTGTAATGGGCATGCAGTAGGATATATCGGAGAGTTTCACCCGGAAGTACTCGAATCCTGGCAAATCGATATGCCAACCTCCGGGTTTGAATTCGAGATCAGAAAGCCGGAAGCTTAG
- the rpmI gene encoding 50S ribosomal protein L35, with protein MKLKNHSGASKRFKRSGSGKWMRRKAGMRHILTSKAPGVKSRLSGSAEVRKEDQTSLSRLLPYK; from the coding sequence ATGAAATTAAAAAATCACTCAGGAGCCAGTAAGCGATTTAAACGATCCGGCTCTGGCAAGTGGATGCGGCGAAAGGCCGGAATGCGTCATATCCTCACTTCCAAGGCACCTGGAGTCAAATCCAGACTAAGCGGTTCAGCAGAGGTCAGAAAGGAAGACCAAACTTCACTGTCTCGATTACTCCCCTATAAGTAG
- the thrS gene encoding threonine--tRNA ligase, translating to MESIQVSLQGESSQPLPKGISAKAALERLKGAVPPEVFAVKANGVEIDLLASLETDSTLQPLMFDSPEGKEIYRHSSTHIMAQAVKECFPSAQLTIGPAIEEGFFYDFAFERPFTPEDLEKIEARALEIIKRNLSVSRREFSKEEAIEFFKNRGEFYKVELIQGFPDGEPVSAYTQGDFVDLCRGPHLPATGYVKAFKILNSAGAYWRGDERNPMLQRLYGTSFPSKEALQAHLDNLEEIKRRDHRKLGKDLDLFSIQDETGPGLILWHPKGAQIRLLIENFWRTQHLANQYELVYSPHVARLDLWKTSGHVDFYKENMFASMPVESSEYQLKPMNCPFHIMVYKSHLRSYRDLPIRYGELGTVYRYERSGVLHGLMRVRGFTQDDAHLFCRPDQLGEEVQKVLKFITSMLGTFGFTEFKMFLSTRPEKAVGTIDQWDQATLALENALKNGGYSYQEDPGEGVFYGPKIDVKIQDALGRSWQCSTVQIDFNNPERFGLTYVGDDGKTHQPIMIHRALLGSIERFFGILLEHFGGAFPVWLAPVQVTVLPISEKHQGYAQEVEKNLRQEGCRVVLDLRNEKIGLKIREAEKAKIPFMIIVGDREAEAKMVAVRQRNGKNLGTMPIIDLVTLIREDMPEAVKKGSLLFE from the coding sequence ATGGAATCTATTCAGGTATCACTGCAAGGCGAAAGTAGCCAGCCTCTTCCCAAAGGAATTTCGGCGAAAGCGGCACTAGAGAGGCTGAAGGGAGCCGTGCCACCTGAGGTGTTTGCTGTGAAGGCCAATGGGGTGGAAATAGACCTCCTGGCTTCCCTTGAGACCGATTCAACCTTGCAGCCGTTGATGTTTGATTCCCCAGAAGGCAAAGAAATTTATCGGCACAGTAGTACGCATATTATGGCCCAAGCGGTGAAGGAGTGTTTTCCTTCCGCACAATTAACAATTGGTCCGGCCATTGAAGAGGGCTTTTTTTATGACTTTGCCTTTGAGCGCCCGTTCACGCCGGAAGATTTAGAAAAAATCGAAGCTCGAGCGTTGGAAATCATCAAACGGAATCTTTCGGTTTCAAGACGTGAGTTCTCCAAGGAAGAGGCAATAGAATTTTTTAAAAATCGTGGTGAATTCTATAAGGTAGAGCTTATTCAAGGGTTTCCTGATGGAGAACCGGTATCTGCTTATACCCAAGGGGACTTCGTTGATCTCTGTCGTGGCCCCCATCTCCCGGCCACGGGCTATGTCAAGGCCTTTAAAATTCTAAATAGCGCAGGAGCCTATTGGCGAGGGGATGAACGAAATCCCATGTTGCAGCGGCTTTATGGCACATCATTCCCCTCTAAAGAAGCCTTGCAGGCTCATTTGGATAATTTAGAGGAGATCAAACGTCGTGATCATAGAAAGCTCGGGAAAGACCTCGATTTATTTAGTATTCAGGACGAAACCGGACCCGGTCTTATTTTATGGCACCCCAAAGGGGCACAAATCCGTCTGCTGATTGAAAATTTCTGGCGGACACAACATTTAGCCAATCAGTATGAGTTGGTCTATTCGCCGCATGTGGCTCGGTTGGATTTATGGAAAACCAGCGGGCATGTGGACTTCTACAAAGAAAATATGTTCGCTTCCATGCCTGTCGAGTCCAGTGAATATCAGTTAAAGCCCATGAATTGCCCGTTTCACATCATGGTGTATAAATCACATTTGCGCAGTTATCGTGATCTGCCTATCCGCTATGGGGAATTGGGAACGGTCTACCGGTACGAACGTTCCGGAGTTCTGCATGGCCTGATGCGGGTTCGGGGATTTACCCAGGACGATGCTCATTTATTCTGCCGCCCTGACCAGTTGGGTGAAGAGGTCCAAAAGGTCCTGAAGTTTATTACGAGCATGCTGGGGACTTTTGGATTTACGGAATTCAAGATGTTTCTCTCCACTCGGCCGGAAAAGGCTGTGGGGACGATCGATCAGTGGGATCAAGCGACCCTTGCGTTGGAAAATGCCCTGAAAAACGGGGGCTATTCATATCAGGAAGATCCGGGGGAAGGGGTCTTTTACGGGCCTAAAATCGATGTCAAAATTCAGGATGCCTTAGGCCGATCCTGGCAATGCTCAACGGTTCAGATCGATTTCAATAATCCCGAAAGGTTTGGGCTGACCTACGTAGGTGATGATGGTAAAACTCATCAACCCATCATGATTCACAGGGCTTTACTAGGATCGATTGAGCGATTTTTCGGGATTCTCCTGGAGCATTTTGGGGGTGCCTTTCCGGTCTGGTTGGCCCCTGTTCAGGTTACAGTCCTCCCAATTTCAGAAAAACATCAAGGGTATGCTCAAGAGGTTGAAAAAAATCTTCGTCAGGAAGGCTGTCGCGTCGTCTTAGACTTGCGAAATGAAAAGATTGGCCTTAAAATCCGTGAGGCTGAAAAGGCAAAGATTCCTTTCATGATTATCGTGGGGGATCGGGAAGCTGAAGCAAAGATGGTTGCGGTGCGGCAAAGGAACGGGAAAAATTTGGGAACGATGCCTATTATTGATTTGGTGACGCTGATTCGGGAAGACATGCCCGAGGCTGTTAAAAAGGGTTCTTTACTTTTCGAATGA
- a CDS encoding SLC13/DASS family transporter has protein sequence MSQSGQGPHTAIPAHQFGLFAAPLIAGLMFVLLPESLSDPARILATILSWVVVMWITEPIPLPITALLGCGLCVVAGLGDMQSVFSAYAHPIIFLFIGSFFISEALSVHGLDRRFGNWLLSRKCVGSNPIRIMMAMSLAVAGLSMWINNTAATAVMLPIALGVLRALRQGHPNLNTFETGFLLCLAYGAGIGGVATLVGTAPNLIGVGLLAQQANFTISFDQWLLIGLPLASVMLLVMFTLLYWLHPPPSQSSFHEESSVLKISGPLPWTRGEQYTFAVFVLAVLLWLLPAMLSIWLEGDHAVVQWVRAHLPKELVPIFASGLLFLLPLDFRQGKFTLTWKEAANIHWGTILLFGGGIAFGELMVETELAKAIGQGMVAMFGIESIWGLTGVAILTALVLTELASNTAATSMIVPVLIAIAHTANFSPVPPVLGACMAASLAFVLPVSTPPNAIVYGTGKIPILRMVQAGLLLDAIGGVLIWGTLRIVGPLLGIA, from the coding sequence ATGAGCCAATCCGGTCAAGGTCCCCATACCGCCATTCCGGCGCATCAATTTGGTCTCTTTGCCGCCCCGCTCATTGCCGGGTTGATGTTTGTGCTGCTTCCCGAATCCCTGTCCGACCCCGCGAGAATTCTGGCAACAATTTTAAGCTGGGTCGTGGTGATGTGGATTACGGAGCCTATTCCTCTGCCCATTACCGCTTTGCTGGGCTGTGGATTGTGTGTCGTTGCAGGGTTAGGAGACATGCAATCCGTGTTTTCTGCCTATGCCCACCCTATCATCTTCCTGTTTATTGGGAGTTTCTTCATATCGGAGGCCCTCTCCGTGCATGGGTTGGACCGCCGGTTTGGCAATTGGCTGTTGTCACGTAAATGTGTGGGTTCCAATCCTATTCGTATTATGATGGCTATGAGTTTGGCTGTTGCCGGCCTGTCTATGTGGATTAACAATACTGCGGCAACGGCGGTCATGCTACCCATTGCGCTTGGTGTATTGCGGGCGCTTCGGCAGGGCCATCCTAATTTGAACACCTTTGAGACCGGGTTTTTGCTGTGTCTGGCTTATGGCGCCGGTATTGGAGGGGTGGCCACTCTCGTCGGCACCGCGCCAAATTTAATCGGGGTGGGGCTATTAGCCCAGCAAGCCAATTTCACGATTTCATTCGACCAATGGTTGCTGATTGGATTGCCGTTGGCGAGTGTGATGCTGCTCGTGATGTTTACTCTTTTGTATTGGTTACATCCTCCCCCTTCTCAGTCGTCTTTTCATGAAGAATCTTCTGTTCTCAAGATTTCGGGCCCTCTTCCCTGGACTCGAGGGGAGCAATATACGTTTGCGGTGTTTGTGCTGGCTGTCCTGCTGTGGCTACTCCCGGCCATGCTCTCAATATGGTTGGAAGGGGATCATGCCGTCGTGCAATGGGTTCGTGCTCATTTGCCGAAAGAATTGGTGCCTATTTTTGCCTCCGGGCTTTTGTTTCTTCTGCCCTTGGACTTTCGGCAGGGGAAATTCACCTTAACCTGGAAAGAAGCCGCCAATATTCATTGGGGAACGATCCTGTTATTCGGAGGAGGCATCGCCTTTGGGGAGCTGATGGTGGAAACCGAATTGGCGAAAGCGATTGGCCAGGGTATGGTGGCTATGTTTGGGATCGAGTCTATCTGGGGATTAACGGGTGTGGCCATTCTGACGGCCCTGGTTCTCACGGAGCTTGCGTCGAATACCGCAGCCACCAGCATGATTGTGCCGGTGCTCATCGCCATAGCCCACACGGCCAATTTTTCTCCTGTCCCTCCGGTCCTTGGAGCGTGTATGGCTGCAAGTCTGGCATTTGTGTTGCCGGTTTCTACTCCTCCGAATGCCATTGTGTATGGAACGGGGAAAATTCCGATTCTCCGAATGGTGCAAGCCGGATTGTTGTTGGATGCCATTGGTGGCGTGTTGATTTGGGGCACATTACGTATAGTGGGTCCACTTTTGGGAATTGCTTGA
- the rplT gene encoding 50S ribosomal protein L20: MPRVKGGPQTRQRRKKRLKLASGQYGGKSKLFRTATESVDKGQAYAYTGRKQRKRNFRQLWVTRINAAVRAQGVTYSQFMNALKKANVLLNRKMLSEMAIHDPQGFAHLVTLTKGDGQPVAA, from the coding sequence ATGCCAAGGGTAAAAGGTGGGCCACAAACTCGACAGCGCCGGAAAAAGCGGCTCAAACTGGCGAGCGGCCAATATGGAGGAAAAAGTAAACTTTTCCGGACTGCTACCGAATCAGTGGATAAGGGGCAAGCGTATGCCTACACTGGACGGAAACAGAGAAAACGTAATTTCCGGCAGCTCTGGGTTACCCGAATCAACGCGGCTGTTCGCGCGCAAGGAGTCACCTATAGTCAGTTCATGAATGCGCTGAAGAAAGCCAATGTGTTATTAAATCGAAAAATGCTTTCAGAAATGGCGATTCACGATCCTCAAGGCTTTGCTCACCTTGTGACCCTCACCAAGGGAGACGGACAACCCGTCGCCGCCTAA
- the rfaE2 gene encoding D-glycero-beta-D-manno-heptose 1-phosphate adenylyltransferase produces MQSKIHTLDSLLQRISIHQQAGESIVFTNGCFDLLHIGHTRYLAEAKQLGDRLVVGVNSDRSVRHLGKGANRPIQTDAQRAEVIAALGCVDYVILFDEPDPLKLIKAIQPNVLVKGGDWTPERIIGKDFVEERGGRVRTIPLVSDVSTTTIIERILTTHGISPSC; encoded by the coding sequence ATGCAATCAAAAATTCATACCTTGGACAGTCTCTTACAACGCATTTCGATTCATCAGCAGGCGGGGGAATCCATTGTCTTTACGAATGGGTGTTTTGATTTGCTGCATATCGGACATACGCGATATCTGGCGGAAGCCAAACAGTTGGGAGACCGATTAGTGGTCGGAGTCAACAGCGATCGTTCAGTCCGTCACCTGGGTAAGGGGGCGAACCGACCAATCCAAACCGATGCCCAACGGGCAGAGGTCATTGCCGCATTAGGTTGCGTAGATTACGTCATACTCTTTGACGAACCGGACCCCTTGAAACTCATCAAAGCCATCCAACCCAATGTCCTTGTAAAAGGAGGAGATTGGACTCCGGAACGGATTATCGGAAAAGATTTTGTGGAGGAACGGGGAGGACGTGTGCGAACGATTCCACTTGTCTCCGATGTTTCGACCACAACGATTATTGAACGAATTCTCACCACGCATGGAATAAGCCCATCCTGCTAG
- the infC gene encoding translation initiation factor IF-3 produces MTRPVTPKQRINHFIKNPEVRVIGAEGEQLGILKTSEAIRQAREIGYDLVEVAPTADPPVCRIMDYGKFKYEQSKKEHRMRLNQKSTQVKEVKFRPRTDKHDMETKVRQIRDFLEEGNKTKVTVMFRGREMANQELGFKAIQKVIEELKGAGNIESPPRMEGRNLYMVVAPK; encoded by the coding sequence ATGACTCGTCCGGTGACACCCAAACAACGTATTAATCATTTCATCAAAAATCCTGAAGTCCGGGTTATTGGTGCTGAAGGTGAACAACTTGGAATCCTGAAGACATCCGAGGCGATTCGGCAGGCGAGGGAAATTGGATATGATTTGGTGGAAGTGGCTCCTACCGCGGACCCTCCGGTCTGCCGTATTATGGATTATGGGAAATTTAAGTATGAACAGAGCAAAAAAGAACATCGCATGCGACTTAACCAGAAATCCACCCAGGTTAAGGAAGTTAAATTTCGGCCTCGGACAGACAAGCACGATATGGAGACGAAAGTCCGGCAAATACGGGACTTCCTGGAAGAAGGGAATAAGACCAAAGTTACGGTTATGTTCCGCGGTCGAGAAATGGCCAATCAAGAGCTTGGGTTCAAAGCGATTCAGAAGGTTATTGAGGAGTTAAAGGGCGCAGGAAATATTGAAAGTCCTCCTAGAATGGAGGGACGGAATCTTTACATGGTGGTCGCGCCAAAATAA